A region of Photobacterium sanguinicancri DNA encodes the following proteins:
- the crr gene encoding PTS glucose transporter subunit IIA has translation MGLFDKLKKLVSDDSSEAGAIEIIAPLSGEIVNIEDVPDVVFAEKIVGDGIAIKPAGNKMVAPVNGTIGKIFETNHAFSIESDDGIELFVHFGIDTVELKGEGFTRIAEEGQSVKVGDTIIEFDLALLEEKAKSTLTPVVISNMDEIKELNKLSGATTVGETPVLRIKK, from the coding sequence ATGGGTCTGTTTGACAAACTAAAGAAGCTGGTTTCTGACGATAGCAGCGAAGCTGGTGCAATTGAAATCATTGCTCCACTATCTGGCGAAATCGTAAACATCGAAGATGTGCCAGATGTTGTATTTGCAGAAAAAATTGTTGGTGATGGTATCGCTATCAAACCGGCTGGCAACAAAATGGTTGCACCAGTAAACGGTACTATTGGTAAGATTTTCGAAACAAACCACGCTTTCTCTATCGAATCTGACGACGGCATCGAGCTATTCGTTCACTTCGGTATTGATACTGTTGAACTTAAAGGTGAAGGCTTTACTCGCATCGCTGAAGAAGGTCAATCTGTTAAAGTTGGCGACACGATCATCGAATTCGATCTAGCGCTTCTTGAAGAGAAAGCTAAATCAACTCTTACGCCTGTTGTTATTTCTAACATGGACGAAATCAAAGAGTTGAACAAACTTTCAGGTGCTACTACTGTGGGTGAAACTCCAGTTCTACGCATCAAAAAGTAA
- a CDS encoding DUF1499 domain-containing protein: MNKHLIRLPLFSLSIMLFGCSNADSVNIANRTGLPCNDKPNCVSTIDERAEYSLDAFNLSEAGLDSWPQIEQVALALPGARLGERAERYIRVECVSSVFKFVDDFEIHQNGDMLEVRSESRTGYSDFGVNRERAETFRQQLLDAKLIAP; the protein is encoded by the coding sequence ATGAATAAACATCTAATTCGACTCCCGCTATTCTCTCTTTCTATAATGCTATTCGGTTGCTCAAATGCTGATAGCGTCAATATAGCGAATCGTACGGGCTTACCCTGCAATGATAAGCCTAATTGCGTCTCAACCATCGATGAACGTGCTGAGTACAGCCTTGACGCTTTCAACCTATCTGAAGCGGGTCTAGATAGTTGGCCGCAAATTGAACAAGTTGCCTTAGCCCTTCCTGGTGCTCGACTGGGTGAGCGCGCTGAACGGTATATTCGTGTTGAGTGTGTCAGTAGCGTATTCAAATTTGTTGATGACTTTGAAATCCATCAAAACGGTGACATGCTTGAAGTTCGATCAGAATCCCGAACAGGTTACTCGGATTTTGGGGTTAACCGCGAACGAGCAGAGACATTTCGACAACAGCTGCTCGATGCGAAGCTGATCGCACCGTAG
- a CDS encoding DUF2919 domain-containing protein, whose protein sequence is MRYSFSAYDEHGLLKPSPMLWLTLAFSAKAWIIFVMAGASRQQGSQLLTLFYPLKESLYVGLLLGLPSLLLAWLSGQRHKHNKISNYIWRHGKQLLLVAYLSDCLLQTYHLFMTQGVFSWPNGVMILITAWLTMYLLRSSRVKNTFADRPVER, encoded by the coding sequence TTGCGGTATTCATTTAGTGCTTATGATGAGCATGGCTTGTTAAAGCCTTCGCCTATGTTATGGCTGACTTTGGCATTCAGTGCTAAGGCTTGGATTATATTTGTGATGGCAGGAGCCAGTCGCCAGCAAGGATCACAGCTGCTCACTCTGTTTTATCCATTAAAAGAAAGCCTCTATGTTGGTCTGTTGCTAGGGTTGCCAAGCTTATTGCTCGCTTGGCTCAGCGGACAACGACATAAGCATAATAAAATAAGTAATTATATATGGCGGCATGGAAAACAATTATTACTCGTCGCCTATTTGTCAGATTGTTTATTGCAAACGTATCATTTATTCATGACACAGGGTGTGTTTAGTTGGCCAAATGGTGTGATGATCTTAATCACAGCTTGGCTAACTATGTATTTGCTAAGAAGCTCACGAGTGAAGAATACATTTGCAGATAGACCTGTAGAGAGATAA
- a CDS encoding TIGR02808 family protein — translation MSTLESIIWHVLGYAAMPVIILSGFAAVAVVSIWLLSLGKDKNV, via the coding sequence ATGAGTACTTTAGAGTCGATTATCTGGCACGTACTTGGTTATGCCGCAATGCCTGTAATCATCTTATCTGGTTTTGCCGCTGTAGCTGTAGTTTCTATCTGGTTATTGTCTTTAGGTAAAGATAAGAACGTTTGA
- the napF gene encoding ferredoxin-type protein NapF — translation MFDRGRRNLLSRRRIPALPRMPWLVDEDTFVDNCTRCNKCLSACETEIIVKGDGGFPTVDFNRGECTFCTRCAQACPEPLFRPTTEAAWDVKAQVTQQCLAQNNVECRSCGDMCEVQAIRFKLQAGGVAQPVFELDVCNGCGACVATCPTSAITMITSQQEEK, via the coding sequence ATGTTTGATCGTGGACGACGAAACTTGTTATCTCGACGTCGTATCCCAGCCCTACCAAGGATGCCTTGGCTTGTTGATGAAGATACTTTCGTAGATAACTGCACACGATGTAACAAATGTCTCTCAGCCTGTGAAACAGAAATTATTGTAAAAGGCGATGGTGGGTTTCCTACCGTCGATTTTAATCGTGGTGAATGTACCTTCTGCACCCGCTGTGCACAAGCTTGTCCCGAGCCGTTATTCCGCCCTACAACGGAAGCCGCCTGGGATGTAAAAGCACAAGTGACTCAACAATGTTTAGCTCAAAACAACGTTGAGTGCCGTAGCTGCGGTGATATGTGTGAGGTACAAGCCATTCGATTCAAATTACAGGCTGGTGGTGTAGCACAACCCGTTTTTGAATTGGATGTTTGTAATGGCTGTGGTGCATGCGTTGCTACCTGCCCAACATCAGCTATCACCATGATAACCAGCCAACAAGAAGAGAAATAG
- a CDS encoding chaperone NapD: MALDEVHISSLVVHVKPESLETVKAQILEMPNTEIHGESEEGKIIVVLETENQGYVTDTIDKINNLEDVLITFLVYHQIEHFDSQSEDDS, encoded by the coding sequence ATGGCGCTGGATGAAGTACATATCTCTAGCCTTGTGGTGCATGTTAAACCTGAGTCCCTAGAAACAGTAAAAGCTCAGATTTTAGAAATGCCAAACACAGAAATACACGGCGAGAGTGAAGAGGGAAAAATCATTGTAGTACTTGAAACGGAGAATCAAGGCTACGTGACGGACACAATAGATAAAATCAATAACTTAGAAGACGTTTTAATCACTTTTTTAGTGTATCACCAAATTGAACACTTCGATTCGCAATCTGAGGACGACTCATGA
- the napA gene encoding periplasmic nitrate reductase subunit alpha: MKMTRRAFVKANAAASAAAVAGITLPASATNLIVSSDQTKIKWDKAPCRFCGTGCSVLVGTQNGRVVATQGDPEAPVNKGLNCIKGYFLSKIMYGKDRLQTPMLRMTDGKFDKNGDFAPISWDQAFDIMAEKWKDALKEKGPTSVGMFGSGQWTVMEGYAASKMMKAGFRSNNIDPNARHCMASAVGAFMRTFGIDEPMGCYDDFEHADAFVLWGSNMAEMHPVLWTRITDRRLSHPHVKVNVLSTYYHRSFELADNGMIFEPQTDLAIANFIANYIIQNDAVNWDFVNKHTNFKRAETDIGYGLRDEHPLQQKAAHANSGKMYAMNFDEYKASVAEYTLEKASKMSGVSEAKLLEMAKQYADPNTKVMSLWTMGMNQHTRGVWMNSLVYNIHLLTGKISKPGNSPFSLTGQPSACGTAREVGTFSHRLPADMVVANPKHRAIAEGIWKLPEGTIPPKPGYHAVLQDRMLKDGKLNAYWVMCNNNMQAGPNINEERLPGYRNPENFIVCSDPYPTATAQASDLILPTAMWVEKEGAYGNAERRTQAWYQQVEAQGDAKSDLWQIMEFSKRFKIEEVWGEELLALKPEYRGKTMYEVLFRNGQVDKFPLSEAQELNDDAKAQGYYLQKGLFEEYAMFGRGHGHDLAPYDVYHQVRGLRWPVVNGKETQWRFAEGSDPYVPAGESFRFYGHGDGKANIIFAPFEPAPEMPDKEYDMWLCTGRVLEHWHTGTMTRRVPELYKAVPDAVCYIHPDDAQTRGLRRGDEVNLASRRGEVRCRVETRGRNRPPVGLVFVPFFDARVLVNKLILDATDPLSKQTDYKKCPIKITKVA; the protein is encoded by the coding sequence ATGAAAATGACACGACGTGCGTTTGTGAAAGCAAACGCGGCAGCATCAGCCGCTGCTGTTGCGGGAATTACCCTGCCTGCGTCAGCAACTAACCTAATCGTTAGTTCTGACCAAACTAAAATTAAGTGGGACAAAGCGCCTTGTCGTTTTTGTGGTACAGGTTGTTCAGTACTTGTGGGTACACAGAATGGCCGAGTTGTGGCAACTCAGGGTGACCCTGAAGCGCCAGTAAACAAAGGCTTAAACTGTATTAAAGGCTACTTCCTGTCTAAGATCATGTACGGTAAAGATCGCCTACAGACACCAATGCTGCGTATGACAGATGGTAAGTTTGATAAAAATGGTGATTTCGCGCCGATCTCTTGGGATCAAGCGTTCGATATCATGGCAGAGAAGTGGAAAGACGCACTGAAAGAAAAAGGTCCAACAAGTGTGGGTATGTTCGGTTCAGGTCAATGGACTGTAATGGAAGGTTATGCGGCATCGAAAATGATGAAAGCAGGCTTCCGTTCTAACAACATCGATCCGAATGCACGTCACTGTATGGCATCGGCGGTAGGTGCGTTTATGCGTACTTTCGGTATCGATGAGCCTATGGGTTGTTATGATGATTTTGAACACGCAGACGCATTCGTTCTGTGGGGTTCAAACATGGCTGAGATGCACCCTGTTTTGTGGACACGTATTACTGACCGTCGTTTGAGTCACCCACATGTTAAAGTAAACGTGCTTTCTACTTACTATCACCGCTCGTTTGAGTTGGCTGATAACGGTATGATCTTCGAGCCACAAACTGACCTTGCTATTGCGAACTTCATTGCGAACTACATCATCCAAAACGATGCGGTTAACTGGGATTTCGTTAATAAGCACACTAACTTCAAACGTGCTGAAACCGATATCGGTTATGGTCTGCGTGATGAGCACCCTTTGCAACAAAAAGCAGCGCATGCCAACTCGGGCAAAATGTACGCGATGAATTTTGACGAGTACAAAGCCTCTGTTGCGGAATACACGTTAGAGAAAGCATCAAAAATGTCAGGCGTTTCAGAAGCGAAACTACTTGAGATGGCAAAGCAATACGCGGATCCAAACACCAAAGTAATGTCACTATGGACTATGGGTATGAACCAACATACTCGCGGTGTGTGGATGAACAGCTTGGTGTACAACATCCACTTGCTAACAGGCAAAATTTCTAAGCCTGGTAACAGCCCATTTTCACTAACAGGCCAACCATCGGCTTGTGGTACAGCGCGTGAAGTAGGTACTTTCTCGCACCGTTTACCAGCAGATATGGTTGTTGCTAATCCTAAGCACCGTGCTATCGCTGAAGGTATTTGGAAGCTACCAGAAGGTACTATTCCACCAAAACCAGGCTACCACGCTGTTTTACAAGATCGCATGTTAAAAGACGGCAAGCTAAATGCTTACTGGGTAATGTGTAACAACAACATGCAAGCGGGTCCAAACATCAATGAAGAACGTCTACCGGGTTACCGTAACCCAGAGAACTTTATCGTATGTTCTGACCCATACCCAACGGCAACAGCGCAAGCATCTGATTTGATCTTACCAACAGCAATGTGGGTAGAAAAAGAAGGCGCTTACGGTAACGCAGAACGCCGTACACAAGCATGGTACCAACAAGTAGAAGCGCAAGGTGATGCGAAATCTGACCTTTGGCAGATCATGGAATTCTCTAAGCGCTTCAAAATTGAAGAAGTGTGGGGCGAAGAGCTATTAGCTCTGAAACCTGAGTACCGTGGCAAAACCATGTACGAAGTTTTGTTCCGTAACGGCCAAGTAGATAAGTTCCCACTATCTGAAGCACAAGAACTGAACGATGATGCAAAAGCACAAGGCTACTACCTACAGAAAGGTCTGTTTGAAGAGTATGCAATGTTTGGTCGTGGCCACGGCCATGATTTAGCACCATACGATGTTTACCACCAAGTGCGTGGTCTACGTTGGCCTGTAGTTAATGGTAAAGAAACGCAATGGCGCTTTGCTGAAGGTTCTGACCCATACGTACCAGCAGGCGAAAGCTTCCGTTTCTACGGCCATGGTGATGGTAAAGCAAACATCATTTTTGCCCCGTTTGAACCTGCACCTGAAATGCCAGATAAAGAATACGATATGTGGCTATGTACAGGCCGTGTTCTTGAGCATTGGCACACAGGTACTATGACACGTCGTGTACCTGAACTATACAAAGCTGTACCTGATGCAGTGTGTTATATCCACCCAGATGATGCACAAACTCGCGGATTGCGCCGTGGTGACGAAGTTAATCTTGCTTCTCGTCGTGGTGAAGTGCGTTGTCGCGTTGAAACGCGTGGTCGTAACCGTCCGCCAGTAGGCCTGGTTTTCGTACCGTTCTTTGATGCACGTGTTTTGGTGAACAAGTTGATTTTGGATGCAACTGATCCACTGTCTAAACAGACAGATTACAAGAAGTGTCCAATCAAAATTACTAAAGTCGCGTAA
- a CDS encoding Dyp-type peroxidase — protein sequence MSIAQPAIIPEAGPFALYVVMKVIGDKQAVLEQCKRLHSVVDSLNTQQIDANLRASIAFGKSFWSSLELGSPEGFDDFEALGEGDITAPATGGDILLHVNANRHDLNFYLLRQFLSPIATDVDVLDETYGFKYLDARDMTDFIDGTENPKTDESRQDVALIKDGDFAGGSFVMVQRFVHNLPAWSRLNIAAQEKVIGRTKPDSVELEDVPAQSHVGRVDIKEDGKGLKIVRHSLPYGSVTGDHGLLFIAYCHTQHNFKTMLESMYGETDGKTDQMLRFTSAVTGAYFFAPSAEMLAGL from the coding sequence ATGTCTATCGCTCAGCCTGCAATAATCCCAGAAGCGGGACCATTTGCATTGTATGTAGTCATGAAGGTTATTGGTGACAAACAAGCTGTACTTGAGCAATGTAAGCGCCTTCATTCTGTTGTTGATAGCCTGAATACTCAGCAAATTGATGCTAATTTACGAGCAAGCATTGCGTTTGGTAAATCGTTTTGGTCATCGCTAGAGCTAGGTAGCCCTGAAGGTTTTGATGATTTTGAAGCACTCGGTGAGGGGGATATCACTGCCCCTGCGACTGGCGGTGATATTTTATTGCATGTAAATGCAAACCGTCATGACCTTAATTTTTATCTACTGCGCCAGTTTTTATCGCCAATTGCTACTGATGTTGATGTTTTGGATGAAACTTACGGCTTTAAGTACCTTGATGCTCGTGATATGACCGACTTCATTGATGGTACTGAAAACCCAAAAACAGATGAATCTCGTCAAGATGTCGCTTTGATTAAAGATGGTGATTTTGCGGGTGGTAGTTTTGTGATGGTGCAGCGCTTTGTGCACAATCTACCTGCTTGGAGTCGCTTGAATATTGCAGCGCAAGAAAAAGTGATTGGCCGTACGAAGCCAGATTCAGTTGAGCTGGAAGATGTTCCTGCGCAATCGCATGTTGGCCGTGTTGATATTAAAGAAGATGGCAAAGGGCTCAAGATTGTGCGCCATAGCCTACCGTATGGCTCTGTAACGGGTGATCATGGTTTACTCTTCATCGCTTATTGCCATACACAGCATAACTTTAAAACGATGCTGGAAAGCATGTACGGTGAAACAGATGGTAAAACGGACCAAATGCTACGTTTTACCTCTGCAGTAACAGGCGCATATTTCTTTGCACCATCAGCAGAAATGCTAGCGGGTTTATAG
- a CDS encoding GGDEF domain-containing protein codes for MMFHIVNRIRPTILLLLTIFTSATCRATETVTLQLRWLHQAEFAGFYIAKAKGYYQDVGLNVVINPGKDGKSALHSVLSREADFGVGNSEILVAYSQGLPLVALANIFQRSPSVLITKTSSQIDSLTQLAGKRIMMFSGNEDAEIIAMLTKNGVSINNFHQVKTRSDIDDLITGDVDAYSGYLTNEPFLLSQQGIETTIFDPTEYGVYFYSDIIFTHQDLATNRHDLVKAFRAASLKGWEYALKNLPETLDVLETYNTGKSRTLLYSELLASKAMIMPELVEMGHMNVTRWQQIADELYQLNIIPKTTINEQFLFPLQEKNNLLQLQPWLNIAGVIFIISLAALSYYSWINHKLKQEINRRIQSEKKAENIARKDMLTGVANRYALIEILHKTINSKALQQSAPALLFIDLDNFKAVNDTFGHQTGDRVLQQFCFRVNGLLRGSAFFARLAGDEFIILMTKSSIDDVDSLMDKITEQAEKPFIIGGNTVSIGASIGVTYYRNGDTPEYFLSRADSHMYGNKKRSRQERFTETIKDC; via the coding sequence ATGATGTTTCATATTGTGAACCGCATTCGACCTACCATATTACTCTTACTTACTATATTTACTAGCGCAACCTGCCGTGCAACAGAGACCGTCACTCTGCAGTTACGATGGTTACACCAAGCAGAATTTGCGGGATTTTATATCGCAAAAGCAAAAGGGTATTACCAAGATGTAGGGCTTAACGTTGTTATAAATCCTGGTAAAGATGGAAAAAGTGCACTGCATTCAGTTTTGTCACGTGAAGCTGATTTTGGCGTGGGTAACTCTGAAATTTTAGTCGCATATAGCCAAGGGCTTCCTCTTGTAGCACTTGCCAATATTTTTCAACGATCCCCTTCTGTACTTATCACCAAAACAAGCAGTCAGATTGATTCATTAACACAGCTCGCAGGTAAACGCATCATGATGTTTAGCGGTAATGAAGACGCTGAGATCATCGCGATGCTGACTAAAAATGGCGTGAGTATTAATAATTTTCACCAAGTCAAAACACGCAGTGATATCGATGATTTAATCACTGGTGATGTAGATGCATACAGCGGCTATCTAACTAACGAACCCTTTTTACTTAGTCAGCAAGGTATTGAAACAACCATCTTTGACCCGACTGAGTACGGTGTCTATTTTTACAGTGATATTATTTTCACCCACCAAGACCTCGCCACTAATCGTCATGATCTCGTTAAAGCTTTTCGCGCGGCGAGTTTAAAAGGGTGGGAGTATGCGCTCAAAAATCTGCCAGAAACCCTTGATGTATTAGAAACCTATAACACAGGGAAAAGCCGTACCTTATTATATAGCGAACTGCTCGCCAGTAAGGCGATGATCATGCCTGAGTTGGTTGAAATGGGTCATATGAATGTGACGCGTTGGCAACAAATTGCCGATGAGCTATACCAGCTCAACATTATTCCAAAGACGACTATCAACGAGCAGTTTCTATTCCCTTTACAGGAAAAGAACAATCTCCTTCAACTTCAGCCTTGGCTGAATATCGCGGGGGTGATTTTTATCATTAGTTTAGCGGCACTGAGCTACTATTCATGGATAAACCATAAACTCAAACAAGAGATCAACCGTCGGATCCAATCAGAAAAGAAAGCGGAGAACATCGCCCGTAAAGACATGCTTACCGGTGTTGCTAACCGTTATGCCTTGATAGAAATCCTACATAAAACAATTAATAGCAAAGCCTTGCAGCAATCTGCCCCAGCCTTACTTTTCATCGATCTTGATAACTTCAAAGCAGTCAATGATACCTTTGGTCATCAAACTGGGGATCGTGTCTTACAACAGTTTTGCTTTAGAGTGAACGGGCTATTGCGAGGTTCCGCTTTTTTCGCACGTTTAGCTGGTGATGAATTTATTATACTAATGACGAAATCAAGTATTGATGATGTTGATAGTTTAATGGATAAGATTACCGAACAAGCTGAAAAGCCCTTTATTATCGGAGGGAACACTGTCTCTATCGGTGCTAGTATCGGGGTCACTTATTACCGTAACGGCGACACACCTGAATATTTTCTTTCACGCGCTGACAGCCATATGTACGGCAATAAAAAACGCTCCCGTCAGGAGCGCTTTACTGAAACAATTAAAGATTGTTAA
- a CDS encoding nitrate reductase cytochrome c-type subunit: MKRLMLALMTVGLFFTGVAHSDDAQYERGIGGVESLRGASELETTRPADDFKRYPRDQGVIDSDYVYQPPLIPHTIRNYEVSLNANKCLSCHSWKNAKEMGATKISVTHYETREGQVLSDVSPRRYFCQQCHVPQADAKPLVGNTFKRVDALRDSVE, encoded by the coding sequence ATGAAACGATTAATGCTTGCCCTTATGACGGTAGGGCTTTTTTTCACAGGTGTTGCGCACAGTGACGACGCTCAATATGAGCGCGGTATTGGTGGTGTTGAATCACTACGCGGTGCAAGTGAACTTGAAACAACGCGTCCTGCAGATGACTTTAAACGTTATCCGCGAGACCAAGGTGTGATTGATAGCGATTACGTTTATCAGCCACCACTTATTCCACATACTATTCGTAACTACGAAGTATCGTTGAATGCGAATAAATGTTTATCGTGCCATAGCTGGAAGAATGCAAAAGAAATGGGCGCAACAAAAATTAGTGTAACCCACTATGAGACCCGTGAAGGCCAAGTGCTTTCAGATGTATCGCCTCGTCGTTACTTCTGTCAGCAGTGCCACGTTCCCCAAGCTGATGCTAAGCCTTTAGTTGGCAACACCTTTAAGCGTGTTGATGCATTACGCGACAGCGTGGAATAA
- a CDS encoding NapC/NirT family cytochrome c, which translates to MNILKAFWRRMTSPSKVAVGLVLFMGFIGGLAFWGAFNTGMEATNTEEFCSGCHAPIVKEIRETVHYSNRSGVRAICSDCHVPHNWTDKIVRKVQASKELVAFAMGTIGTEEKFQARRGHLAHREWKRMKNNDSQECRNCHNFDYMDFSEQGPRSVKQHSTALASGDKTCVDCHKGIAHKLPDMKDVEGW; encoded by the coding sequence ATGAACATATTAAAGGCGTTTTGGCGCCGAATGACATCACCGAGTAAGGTGGCTGTTGGTTTAGTGTTGTTTATGGGTTTCATTGGTGGTTTGGCATTCTGGGGCGCGTTTAACACGGGTATGGAAGCGACAAACACTGAAGAGTTCTGTTCTGGTTGTCACGCACCGATTGTGAAAGAAATCCGTGAAACCGTTCACTACTCTAACCGTTCTGGCGTACGTGCTATTTGTTCTGACTGTCACGTACCACATAACTGGACTGATAAAATTGTACGTAAAGTACAGGCATCAAAAGAGCTTGTTGCATTTGCAATGGGAACCATAGGTACCGAAGAGAAATTCCAAGCACGTCGAGGCCATTTAGCGCATCGTGAATGGAAACGCATGAAAAATAACGACTCGCAAGAGTGTCGTAACTGTCATAACTTCGATTACATGGATTTCTCAGAGCAAGGACCTCGTAGTGTTAAGCAACACTCGACAGCACTGGCTTCAGGCGATAAAACATGTGTAGACTGTCATAAAGGTATTGCACATAAACTGCCTGACATGAAAGATGTCGAAGGTTGGTAA
- a CDS encoding DUF2956 domain-containing protein — MSNSKQHQAPSQETQDEAMKIARATQKTGQTKEQTKLIAQGVQKGIELYKKQQKSKARERDKLKKKQTKSSNKPEATQEEASITSHIEYKQHWLPWALLFASWGGFAFYLLR, encoded by the coding sequence ATGTCTAATTCAAAACAGCACCAAGCACCGTCACAAGAGACGCAAGATGAAGCTATGAAAATTGCGCGCGCAACGCAAAAGACAGGTCAAACCAAAGAACAGACAAAACTGATAGCACAAGGCGTCCAAAAAGGTATTGAACTGTATAAAAAACAACAGAAATCAAAAGCACGCGAACGTGATAAGTTAAAGAAGAAGCAAACTAAAAGCAGTAACAAACCAGAAGCCACACAAGAAGAGGCTTCAATCACGTCACATATTGAATATAAGCAACATTGGTTACCATGGGCCCTACTGTTCGCTTCATGGGGTGGCTTTGCGTTCTATCTGCTACGGTAG
- the ptsI gene encoding phosphoenolpyruvate-protein phosphotransferase PtsI, which yields MISGILASPGIAFGKALLLQEDEIVLNKSSIPADQIDNEIQRFFDARKKSAEQLEVIKEKARVTFGEEKEAIFEGHIMLLEDEELEEEIIAFIKENNASADLAIYSIIEEQAVTLESLDDEYLKERATDIRDIGTRFVKNALGINVVNLSAINEEVILVANDLTPSETAQINLDYVLGFITDIGGRTSHTSIMARSLELPAIVGTNDITAKVKNGDMLMLDGINNNVVINPSEDELAQFKATRDEYLAEKEELAKLKDLPAITLDGTQVEVCGNIGTVKDCDGVNRNGGEGVGLYRTEFLFMDRDALPTEEEQYVAYKEVAEAMHGESVIIRTMDIGGDKDLPYLDLPKEMNPFLGWRAIRISLDRRQILRDQLRAILRASAHGKIRIMFPMIISVEEIRELKAAIEEYKVELRAEELAFDENIEIGVMVETPAAAAIAHHLAKEVAFFSIGTNDLTQYTLAVDRGNEMISHLYNPLSPAVLLVIKQVIDASHKEGKWTGMCGELAGDERATLLLLGMGLDEFSMSAISIPRIKKVIRNANFADVKAMAEQALALPTAAEIEAHVEKFIAEKTMC from the coding sequence AGAAGTAATCAAAGAAAAAGCACGTGTCACCTTTGGTGAAGAGAAAGAAGCGATCTTTGAAGGTCACATCATGTTGCTTGAAGATGAGGAGCTTGAAGAAGAAATCATAGCCTTCATTAAAGAAAACAACGCATCAGCTGATTTAGCAATCTACTCTATCATCGAAGAGCAGGCTGTAACGCTTGAATCACTTGATGACGAATACCTAAAAGAACGTGCAACAGATATCCGTGATATCGGTACACGTTTTGTTAAAAACGCACTTGGCATTAACGTTGTTAACCTAAGCGCGATCAACGAGGAAGTCATCCTTGTTGCTAACGACCTAACCCCTTCTGAAACTGCACAAATCAACCTTGATTACGTGCTAGGCTTCATCACTGATATCGGTGGTCGTACATCTCACACATCTATCATGGCGCGTTCACTTGAGCTTCCTGCTATCGTTGGTACTAACGATATCACGGCTAAAGTGAAAAATGGCGACATGCTAATGCTAGACGGTATTAACAACAACGTTGTTATCAACCCTTCTGAAGATGAACTAGCGCAATTCAAAGCAACTCGCGATGAATACCTAGCAGAAAAAGAAGAACTAGCAAAACTTAAAGATCTACCTGCAATTACCCTAGATGGTACGCAAGTAGAAGTTTGCGGTAACATTGGTACAGTTAAAGACTGTGACGGCGTTAACCGTAATGGCGGTGAAGGCGTTGGTCTGTACCGTACAGAATTCCTATTTATGGACCGTGATGCACTTCCTACAGAAGAAGAGCAATACGTAGCTTACAAAGAAGTTGCGGAAGCTATGCACGGTGAATCAGTGATTATCCGTACTATGGATATCGGTGGTGATAAAGATCTTCCTTACTTAGATCTTCCAAAAGAAATGAACCCATTCTTGGGTTGGCGTGCAATTCGCATCAGCTTAGATCGTCGTCAAATTCTTCGCGACCAACTACGTGCTATTCTACGTGCGTCGGCTCACGGTAAAATCCGTATTATGTTCCCAATGATTATCTCTGTTGAGGAAATCCGTGAACTAAAAGCCGCAATCGAAGAGTACAAAGTAGAGTTACGCGCTGAAGAACTAGCATTTGACGAAAACATCGAAATCGGTGTTATGGTTGAAACGCCAGCTGCAGCTGCAATTGCACACCACTTAGCAAAAGAAGTAGCCTTCTTTAGCATTGGTACAAACGACTTAACCCAGTATACTTTAGCAGTTGACCGTGGTAACGAGATGATTTCTCACCTTTACAACCCACTATCTCCTGCTGTACTTCTAGTGATCAAGCAAGTTATTGATGCTTCTCACAAAGAAGGTAAGTGGACAGGTATGTGTGGTGAATTAGCAGGTGATGAGCGTGCAACCCTACTTCTACTTGGTATGGGTCTAGACGAGTTCAGCATGAGTGCTATTTCGATTCCTCGCATTAAGAAAGTTATCCGCAACGCTAACTTTGCTGATGTTAAAGCGATGGCTGAGCAAGCACTTGCTCTACCAACCGCGGCTGAAATCGAAGCCCACGTAGAAAAATTCATCGCAGAAAAGACCATGTGCTAA